The Propionispora hippei DSM 15287 genome includes the window TCCGGAGACGTTGAAGTTCTTTTCGCAAGGCGATAAGCTCATTTTCTTCCGCTGGGCGATTGTCCTTCTCTTTGAAGGAGCCGCTGGTTTGGGACTGCTTGATCCAGCGATCTAACGCAGATGCGGTGAGCTCATATTCTGCCACTATCACGGCTCTAGGTTTTCCGTTTTCATAGAGTTGAACCATCTGGCTTTTGAATTCGCTTGTAAATGTACGACGGGCTTGTTTGGACATGGTAGAGATCCACTCCTTAACTTGATAAGTTTATTCTACATGCCCTTATTTTTTCTGTCCAACTTAGTGTAGCCGATCCATCTTAAGGTTTACGAAAGCAGCCCATGTGACTTTATCTATTAGTTTGGAAATAGGAGGAGGCATTTTAAAATACAGGGTTTTCCCTCTCCCGCTTCGTAACAAATAGTGATTCAGTGTATACCA containing:
- a CDS encoding transposase; the protein is MSKQARRTFTSEFKSQMVQLYENGKPRAVIVAEYELTASALDRWIKQSQTSGSFKEKDNRPAEENELIALRKELQRLR